In the genome of Desulfuromonas sp. DDH964, one region contains:
- a CDS encoding biosynthetic peptidoglycan transglycosylase: MILSSRLRLLRFLLLFALALTLLLSLWLGYRTFVLPDVAALKDRKATLTLTVRDWQGDEHPFLLGPKNPHWTPLATFPEAMKWAVIVAEDANFYEHRGIDLVALKEALKYDLEQKRLARGASTITQQLAKNIFLSRDKSLLRKVEELILAKRLEAELSKGRILELYLNLVELGPLVYGVGEGARFHFHKPASELTPAQCAFLAAILPGPRLAYNPALKPVKVRLRAARILRLLAGRGILAEPDYRAALAELEGRQAPLPARELPVWSLEEFWPEEADVSEEEGVTPDPALRSQPEGMAEGPPDGVVVPVPNPQE; this comes from the coding sequence ATGATCCTCAGCTCCCGGTTGCGCCTGCTGCGCTTCCTTTTGTTGTTCGCCCTCGCCCTGACCCTCCTGCTTTCCCTCTGGCTCGGTTACCGGACCTTCGTCCTCCCCGATGTCGCCGCCCTCAAGGACCGCAAAGCCACCCTGACCCTCACCGTCCGCGACTGGCAGGGCGATGAACACCCCTTCCTGCTCGGCCCGAAAAACCCGCACTGGACACCGCTGGCGACGTTCCCCGAGGCGATGAAATGGGCGGTGATCGTCGCCGAAGATGCCAATTTTTACGAACATCGCGGGATCGACCTGGTCGCGCTCAAGGAAGCCCTCAAGTACGATCTGGAGCAGAAACGCCTCGCCCGGGGCGCCTCGACCATTACCCAGCAGCTGGCGAAGAATATCTTCCTGTCGCGGGACAAGAGCCTGCTGCGCAAGGTGGAGGAGCTGATCCTGGCGAAGCGGCTGGAGGCGGAGCTGAGCAAGGGGCGGATTCTCGAGCTCTATCTCAATCTGGTCGAGCTCGGACCGCTCGTCTACGGGGTGGGGGAGGGGGCGCGTTTTCACTTCCACAAGCCGGCGTCCGAACTGACTCCGGCCCAATGTGCCTTTCTCGCCGCGATTCTGCCCGGGCCGCGGCTGGCCTACAACCCGGCGCTGAAGCCGGTCAAGGTGCGGCTGCGCGCCGCCCGCATCCTGCGCCTGCTCGCCGGCCGCGGCATTCTGGCCGAGCCGGACTATCGCGCGGCCCTGGCGGAACTGGAAGGACGGCAGGCGCCGTTGCCGGCCCGGGAGCTCCCGGTCTGGTCGCTGGAGGAGTTCTGGCCGGAGGAGGCGGACGTGTCGGAAGAGGAGGGCGTCACCCCGGATCCGGCGCTCCGCTCCCAGCCGGAGGGGATGGCTGAGGGCCCCCCCGACGGTGTAGTGGTCCCCGTCCCGAATCCGCAGGAGTAG
- the gltB gene encoding glutamate synthase large subunit: protein MTRFDRPTAQGLYDPALEHDSCGVGFVVNLKGTRSHQLVQQALEVLRNLEHRGAVGCDPDTGDGAGILLQIPHDFFVSECGEDLARLPAAGNYAVAMLYLPRDRNDRHRCERLAEQIVADHGLTFLGWRRVPTDNSRLGEGARYLEPVIRQLFVARPPELTDEIEFERRLYVCRRHLTNTVRLLGPSFEESFYVCSFSGRVIVYKGMLTPPQLPQYFLDLRNPEIKSGLALVHSRFSTNTFPNWTRAHPYRYLAHNGEINTLRGNVNWMAARQALLVGRRLGDDWAKILPVIDEAGSDSAMFDNCLEFLHLSGRSLPHAVMMMVPEPWSYHSGMSAEKRAFYEYHSCLMEPWDGPAAIAFTDGVQIGAVLDRNGLRPSRYWVTRDDLVILASETGVLELPANRILRKGRLQPGKMFLVDTAQGRIIPDEEIKAGIVSAKPYQEWLDSHLVRLADLPAAAPPPPEKATLLQRQQAFGYSFEDLRGMLAPMARTGVEAIGSMGADEPLAVLSERPQLLPSYFKQLFAQVTNPPIDSIREEIITASGTTLGAERNLLKAEPESCRHVEIDQPLLDDGQLARLKALDRPGLKAVTLPILFAAAAGRTGVEEALDQLFAAADAAIADGATLLILSDRGVDNERAPLPALLAVAGLHHHLIRKGTRTLAGIVLESGEPREVHQFAVLIGYGAGAINPYLALESLGQVIAEGILTDIDHDKAIYNYLKAATKGVVKTMAKMGISTIQSYRGAQIFEAVGLGQDLINRYFTRTASRIGGIGLEQITRDILIRHQHAFAARRDPDEGLTPGGKHQWRQGGETHQLGPMAVHLVQEATRKGDYKLFKEFTTRADDQARQARTLRGLLDFHFPAEGIPLEQVEPVEAIVKRFKTGAMSYGSISREAHEALAIAMNRLGGKSNTGEGGEDPARYQPDENGDSRNSAIKQVASGRFGVTSEYLVNARELQIKMAQGAKPGEGGQLPGHKVYPEIAKTRHSTPGVGLISPPPHHDIYSIEDLAELIHDLKNANHEARVSVKLVSEVGVGTIAAGVAKAKADVVLISGHDGGTGASPLSSIHHSGLPWELGLAETHQTLLLNGLRDRITVETDGQLKSGRDVVIAAMLGAEEFGFATTPLVVLGCIMMRACHLNTCPVGVATQDPRLRSRFAGSPDHVVNFFTFVAREVRELLARLGVRTLEELVGRSDLLQGHPHSPVIAERGLDFGAILHRPQLGPEVGQTCRIAQDHGLDHALDRTVLLRLCEPALEEGTPVQASLPIHNVNRVVGTLLGSEVTRRYGAKGLPEDTIRLKFNGSAGQSFGAFVPAGLTLTIEGDANDYCGKGLSGGRIVIFPPRSATFDPADNIIVGNVAFYGATAGEAFIRGMAGERFCVRNSGLTAVVEAVGDHGCEYMTGGTVVILGPTGRNFAAGMSGGIAYVFDADGRFPAQCNRAMVDLEPLAAAAEIDRVRTLIERHSALTGSNRADEILADWNRSVRRFVKVYPTDYRRMQEAIARAEAAGHSGEEALRAAFSENAGDLARVGGN from the coding sequence ATGACCCGATTTGATCGCCCTACCGCCCAGGGGCTCTACGACCCCGCCCTGGAACACGACTCCTGCGGGGTCGGATTTGTCGTCAACCTCAAGGGGACGCGCAGCCACCAGCTGGTGCAGCAGGCCCTGGAGGTGCTGCGCAATCTCGAACACCGTGGCGCGGTCGGCTGCGACCCGGACACCGGGGACGGCGCCGGCATCCTGCTGCAGATTCCCCACGACTTTTTCGTCAGCGAATGTGGCGAGGACCTCGCCCGCCTGCCGGCGGCCGGGAATTATGCGGTGGCGATGCTCTACCTCCCCCGCGATCGCAATGACCGCCACCGCTGTGAGCGCCTCGCCGAGCAGATCGTCGCCGACCACGGCCTGACCTTCCTCGGCTGGCGCCGGGTGCCGACCGACAACAGCCGTCTCGGTGAAGGGGCGCGCTACCTCGAGCCGGTGATCCGCCAGCTCTTCGTCGCCCGGCCGCCGGAGCTGACCGACGAGATCGAGTTCGAGCGGCGTCTCTACGTCTGCCGGCGCCATCTCACCAACACCGTGCGTCTGCTCGGTCCCTCCTTCGAGGAGAGTTTCTACGTCTGCAGCTTTTCGGGGCGGGTCATCGTCTACAAGGGGATGCTGACCCCGCCGCAGCTCCCGCAGTACTTTCTCGACCTGCGCAACCCCGAGATCAAGAGCGGCCTGGCGCTGGTGCATTCGCGCTTCTCCACCAATACCTTTCCCAACTGGACCCGTGCCCATCCCTACCGCTACCTCGCCCACAACGGCGAGATCAACACCCTGCGTGGCAACGTCAACTGGATGGCGGCGCGCCAGGCGCTGCTGGTCGGCCGCCGGCTCGGCGACGACTGGGCGAAGATCCTGCCGGTCATCGATGAGGCCGGCAGCGACTCGGCCATGTTCGACAACTGCCTCGAATTTCTCCACCTTTCGGGGCGCTCCCTTCCCCATGCGGTGATGATGATGGTCCCCGAACCCTGGAGCTACCATAGCGGGATGTCCGCCGAGAAGCGCGCCTTCTACGAGTACCATTCCTGCCTGATGGAACCCTGGGACGGGCCGGCGGCGATCGCCTTTACCGACGGGGTGCAGATCGGCGCGGTGCTCGACCGCAACGGCCTGCGGCCGTCGCGCTACTGGGTGACCCGGGACGATCTGGTGATTCTCGCTTCCGAGACCGGGGTGCTCGAACTCCCCGCCAATCGTATCCTGCGCAAGGGGCGGCTGCAGCCCGGCAAGATGTTCCTGGTCGATACCGCCCAGGGGCGCATCATCCCCGACGAGGAGATCAAGGCCGGCATCGTCTCCGCCAAGCCTTACCAGGAGTGGCTCGACTCCCACCTGGTGCGCCTGGCGGATCTCCCCGCCGCCGCCCCGCCCCCCCCGGAGAAAGCGACCCTGCTGCAGCGCCAGCAGGCCTTCGGCTACAGCTTCGAGGACCTGCGCGGGATGCTGGCGCCGATGGCGCGCACTGGCGTCGAGGCGATCGGCTCGATGGGCGCCGACGAACCGCTGGCGGTCCTCTCCGAGCGCCCCCAGCTCCTGCCGAGCTACTTCAAGCAGCTCTTTGCCCAGGTCACCAATCCGCCGATCGACAGTATCCGCGAGGAGATCATCACCGCCAGCGGAACCACCCTCGGTGCTGAACGCAACCTGCTCAAGGCCGAGCCGGAGTCGTGCCGCCATGTCGAAATCGACCAGCCTCTCCTCGACGACGGCCAGCTCGCCCGGCTCAAGGCCCTCGATCGCCCGGGGCTCAAGGCAGTGACCCTGCCGATCCTCTTTGCTGCCGCCGCCGGGCGCACGGGGGTGGAGGAAGCCCTCGATCAGCTCTTTGCCGCGGCCGATGCCGCCATCGCCGACGGCGCCACCCTGCTGATCCTTTCCGACCGCGGTGTCGACAACGAAAGGGCGCCGCTGCCGGCACTGCTCGCCGTCGCCGGCCTTCATCACCACCTGATCCGCAAGGGAACCCGGACCCTGGCGGGGATCGTGCTGGAGTCGGGTGAGCCCCGCGAGGTCCATCAGTTCGCGGTCCTGATCGGCTACGGCGCCGGAGCGATCAACCCCTACCTGGCGCTGGAAAGCCTCGGCCAGGTGATCGCCGAGGGGATCCTGACCGACATCGATCACGACAAGGCGATTTACAATTACCTCAAGGCCGCCACCAAGGGGGTGGTGAAGACGATGGCGAAGATGGGGATCTCGACCATCCAGTCGTACCGCGGCGCGCAGATCTTCGAGGCGGTCGGTCTCGGCCAGGACCTGATCAACCGTTACTTCACCCGCACCGCGTCGCGCATTGGCGGGATCGGCCTGGAACAGATCACCCGCGACATCCTGATTCGACACCAGCATGCCTTCGCGGCCCGGCGCGATCCGGACGAAGGCCTCACCCCCGGTGGCAAGCACCAGTGGCGGCAGGGGGGTGAGACGCACCAGCTCGGGCCGATGGCGGTGCACCTGGTCCAGGAAGCGACCCGCAAGGGGGATTACAAGCTCTTCAAGGAGTTCACCACCCGCGCCGACGACCAGGCGCGCCAGGCGCGCACCCTGCGCGGCCTGCTCGATTTCCACTTCCCGGCCGAAGGGATTCCTCTCGAACAGGTCGAGCCGGTGGAAGCGATCGTCAAGCGCTTCAAGACCGGCGCCATGTCCTACGGCTCGATCAGCCGCGAAGCCCATGAGGCCCTGGCGATCGCCATGAACCGCCTCGGCGGCAAGTCGAACACCGGCGAGGGGGGGGAAGATCCGGCCCGCTACCAGCCCGACGAGAACGGCGACAGCCGCAACAGCGCCATCAAACAGGTCGCCTCCGGCCGTTTTGGCGTCACCAGCGAATACCTGGTCAATGCCCGGGAATTGCAGATCAAGATGGCCCAGGGGGCGAAGCCCGGCGAGGGGGGGCAGCTTCCGGGCCACAAGGTCTACCCGGAGATCGCCAAAACCCGGCACTCGACGCCGGGGGTCGGCCTGATCTCGCCGCCGCCCCACCATGACATCTACTCGATCGAGGATCTCGCCGAGCTGATCCATGATTTGAAGAACGCCAACCACGAGGCGCGCGTCAGCGTCAAACTGGTCTCCGAGGTCGGCGTCGGCACCATCGCCGCCGGCGTCGCCAAGGCCAAGGCCGACGTGGTGCTGATCTCCGGCCATGACGGCGGCACCGGCGCCTCACCCCTCTCCAGTATCCACCACTCGGGGCTCCCCTGGGAGCTGGGACTGGCGGAGACGCACCAGACGCTGCTCCTCAACGGGCTGCGCGACCGCATCACGGTGGAGACCGACGGTCAGCTCAAGAGCGGCCGCGACGTGGTGATTGCCGCCATGCTCGGTGCCGAGGAGTTTGGTTTCGCCACCACGCCCCTGGTGGTCCTCGGCTGCATCATGATGCGGGCCTGCCACCTCAATACCTGCCCGGTCGGGGTCGCCACCCAGGATCCGCGGCTGCGCTCCCGCTTTGCCGGCTCTCCCGACCACGTCGTCAACTTTTTCACCTTCGTCGCCCGCGAGGTGCGGGAACTGCTGGCGCGCCTCGGTGTTCGCACCCTCGAAGAGCTGGTCGGCCGCAGTGACCTGCTGCAAGGACACCCCCACAGTCCGGTGATTGCCGAGCGTGGCCTCGATTTCGGCGCCATTCTCCACCGTCCGCAGCTGGGGCCGGAGGTCGGGCAGACCTGCAGGATCGCCCAGGACCATGGTCTCGACCACGCCCTCGACCGCACCGTCCTGCTGCGCCTGTGCGAACCGGCCCTGGAGGAAGGGACCCCGGTCCAGGCCTCGCTGCCGATCCACAACGTCAACCGGGTCGTCGGCACCCTGCTCGGCAGCGAAGTGACCCGGCGTTACGGCGCCAAGGGGCTTCCCGAGGACACCATCCGCCTCAAGTTCAATGGCAGCGCCGGCCAGTCCTTCGGTGCCTTTGTCCCGGCGGGGCTGACCCTGACCATCGAGGGGGACGCCAACGACTACTGCGGCAAGGGGCTTTCCGGTGGCCGCATCGTCATTTTCCCGCCCCGCAGCGCGACCTTTGATCCGGCCGACAACATCATCGTCGGCAATGTCGCCTTTTACGGTGCCACCGCCGGCGAGGCCTTCATCCGCGGCATGGCCGGGGAACGCTTCTGCGTTCGCAACTCGGGATTGACCGCGGTGGTCGAAGCGGTGGGCGATCATGGCTGCGAATACATGACCGGCGGTACGGTGGTTATTCTTGGTCCCACCGGCCGCAACTTCGCCGCCGGCATGTCGGGGGGGATTGCCTATGTCTTCGACGCCGACGGCAGGTTTCCCGCCCAATGCAACCGGGCGATGGTCGATCTCGAGCCCCTCGCCGCTGCGGCGGAGATCGATCGGGTCAGGACGCTGATCGAACGCCACTCGGCCCTGACCGGCTCCAACCGCGCCGACGAGATTCTTGCCGACTGGAACCGCAGCGTCCGGCGCTTCGTCAAGGTCTACCCCACCGATTACCGGCGCATGCAGGAGGCGATCGCGCGCGCCGAGGCTGCCGGCCACAGCGGCGAGGAGGCCCTGCGCGCCGCCTTTTCCGAGAATGCCGGCGATCTGGCAAGGGTCGGGGGGAATTAG